From one Amycolatopsis sp. FDAARGOS 1241 genomic stretch:
- a CDS encoding ABC-F family ATP-binding cassette domain-containing protein, giving the protein MANLVNLESVSKSYGVKPLLDGVSLGVAAGQRIGVVGLNGGGKTTLLEVLSGLTEPDSGRVSHVRDLRMAVVTQRTELPPGSTVGDVVLARYGAEHEWAADARVRSIVDGLGITAIGLETPTTNLSGGERRRVALAAALTGELDLVVLDEPTNHLDIEGVRWLADHLLARRIAVVVVTHDRWFLDTVASLTWEVANGRVEQYEGGYADWIFARAERARLAATAEEKRQNLARKELAWLRRGPQARSSKPRYRVEAAEALIADVPPPRDTVELMAFAKRRLGKTVVELEDVSLHVGSRSLLDHVTWRIGPGDRIGLVGVNGSGKTSLLKLLGGDVEPETGRRIEGKTVALAHLRQELDDLPADLRVLQAIEQVAGRVVFGKQEMTASQLGEKLGFPAERQWTPVGDLSGGERRRLQLCRLLMAEPNVLLLDEPTNDLDIDTLQQLEDLLDGWPGTMVVVSHDRYLVERVCDATYALFGDGRVTHLPGGIDEYLSRRQTLRSVAPRRDAAVAPEKAEAKRGAAEIRAAQKELGRLERKLDQLHSREEKLHAALLEAATDPDRLIALNTELKALHTEKDDVEARWLETSELLD; this is encoded by the coding sequence ATGGCCAACCTGGTCAACCTGGAGTCGGTGAGCAAGTCGTACGGCGTGAAACCGTTGCTGGACGGTGTTTCGCTCGGTGTCGCGGCCGGCCAGCGCATCGGCGTCGTCGGCCTCAACGGCGGCGGCAAGACCACGCTCCTGGAAGTGCTGTCCGGCTTGACTGAGCCGGATTCCGGCCGGGTGAGCCACGTGCGCGACCTGCGCATGGCGGTCGTCACGCAGCGGACGGAGCTGCCGCCGGGCAGCACGGTCGGCGACGTCGTGCTGGCCCGCTACGGCGCCGAGCACGAGTGGGCCGCCGACGCGCGCGTTCGGTCCATTGTGGATGGTCTCGGGATCACCGCCATCGGTTTGGAGACGCCGACCACGAACCTGTCCGGTGGCGAACGGCGGCGCGTCGCGCTGGCCGCGGCGCTCACCGGAGAGCTCGATCTCGTGGTGCTCGACGAGCCGACCAACCACCTCGACATCGAGGGGGTGCGCTGGCTCGCCGACCACCTGCTCGCGCGCCGCATCGCCGTGGTGGTCGTGACCCACGACCGGTGGTTCCTCGACACCGTCGCGAGCCTCACGTGGGAGGTCGCGAACGGCCGCGTCGAACAGTACGAAGGTGGTTACGCCGACTGGATCTTCGCGCGCGCTGAGCGCGCGCGGCTGGCCGCGACGGCCGAGGAGAAGCGGCAGAACCTGGCGCGCAAGGAGCTGGCCTGGCTGCGCCGGGGGCCGCAGGCACGGTCGTCGAAGCCGCGCTACCGGGTCGAAGCGGCCGAGGCGCTGATCGCCGACGTGCCGCCGCCGCGCGACACCGTGGAGCTGATGGCGTTCGCCAAGCGCCGTCTCGGCAAGACGGTGGTGGAGCTGGAGGACGTGTCGCTGCACGTCGGTTCGCGGTCCCTGCTCGACCACGTCACCTGGCGCATCGGTCCGGGTGACCGGATCGGTCTCGTCGGCGTCAACGGCTCCGGCAAGACCTCGCTGCTCAAGCTGCTGGGCGGCGACGTCGAACCCGAGACGGGCCGGCGCATCGAGGGCAAGACCGTCGCGCTCGCGCACCTGCGCCAGGAGCTCGACGACCTGCCCGCGGACCTGCGGGTGCTGCAGGCGATCGAGCAAGTGGCCGGGCGCGTGGTGTTCGGCAAGCAGGAGATGACGGCGTCACAGCTCGGCGAGAAGCTCGGCTTCCCGGCCGAACGCCAGTGGACCCCGGTCGGCGACCTCTCCGGCGGCGAGCGGCGCCGCCTGCAGCTGTGCCGCCTGCTCATGGCCGAGCCCAACGTGCTGCTGCTCGACGAGCCCACCAACGACCTGGACATCGACACCCTGCAACAGCTCGAAGACCTCCTCGACGGCTGGCCCGGCACGATGGTCGTGGTCTCCCACGACCGTTACCTCGTGGAACGCGTCTGCGACGCCACGTACGCCCTCTTCGGCGACGGCCGCGTCACCCACCTCCCCGGCGGCATCGACGAATACCTGAGCCGCCGGCAGACGCTGCGCTCCGTGGCCCCGCGCCGCGACGCCGCCGTCGCTCCGGAGAAGGCCGAGGCCAAACGTGGCGCCGCGGAGATCCGCGCGGCGCAGAAGGAGCTCGGCCGCCTCGAGCGCAAGCTCGACCAGCTGCACTCTCGCGAAGAGAAACTGCACGCCGCCCTGTTGGAAGCCGCGACGGACCCCGACCGGCTCATCGCCTTGAACACCGAGCTGAAAGCCCTGCACACGGAGAAGGACGACGTGGAGGCCCGGTGGCTGGAGACGTCCGAACTGCTCGACTGA
- a CDS encoding 50S ribosomal protein L25/general stress protein Ctc → MSEVRLTVEPRTEFGKGAARRTRRAGKIPAVLYGHGSDPRHFALPAIEFARVVRENGSNAVITLDLEGSSELALTKTIVVHPLKNYIEHVDLLVVRRGEKVTVDVPVVVTGTAAPGTLVNQDLDAIQVEVEALHIPDQVEVSVEGREVGTQITASQITLPRGAELVTDGEALVVAVTEPQREEVSEEETAEAAEAPAEEAE, encoded by the coding sequence GTGTCCGAGGTACGTCTTACCGTCGAACCGCGCACCGAGTTCGGCAAGGGCGCCGCGCGGCGCACCCGTCGCGCCGGCAAGATCCCCGCGGTCCTCTACGGGCACGGCTCGGACCCGCGGCACTTCGCGCTGCCGGCCATCGAGTTCGCCCGCGTCGTGCGTGAGAACGGCTCGAACGCCGTCATCACCCTCGACCTGGAGGGCTCCAGCGAGCTGGCGCTGACGAAGACCATCGTCGTGCACCCGCTGAAGAACTACATCGAGCACGTCGACCTGCTGGTCGTGCGCCGCGGCGAGAAGGTCACCGTCGACGTGCCGGTCGTCGTCACCGGCACCGCCGCCCCGGGCACCCTGGTGAACCAGGACCTCGACGCCATCCAGGTCGAGGTCGAGGCGCTGCACATCCCGGACCAGGTCGAGGTTTCGGTCGAGGGCCGCGAGGTCGGCACCCAGATCACCGCCTCCCAGATCACGCTGCCGCGCGGCGCGGAGCTGGTCACCGACGGCGAGGCGCTGGTCGTGGCCGTCACCGAGCCGCAGCGTGAGGAGGTCTCCGAGGAGGAGACCGCCGAAGCCGCCGAGGCTCCGGCCGAGGAAGCCGAATAA
- the pth gene encoding aminoacyl-tRNA hydrolase, which yields MSEDLPGAGELILLAGLGNPGPQYAGNRHNVGFMVLDELAGRIGGKFKAHKTGGEVLEGRLAGQRVVLVKPRSFMNLSGGPVVGAARFFKIQPSGIVVVHDELDVPFGGLKLKLGGGDNGHNGLRSITKSLGTRDYYRVRVGIGRPPGRQDPADFVLKDFSTVERKELPFEVSTAADAVEALVAKGLTAAQNEFHAG from the coding sequence GTGAGTGAAGACCTGCCCGGGGCCGGCGAGCTGATCCTGCTCGCCGGCCTCGGCAATCCCGGGCCCCAGTACGCCGGCAACCGGCACAACGTCGGTTTCATGGTGCTGGACGAGCTCGCCGGCCGGATCGGCGGCAAGTTCAAGGCGCACAAAACCGGGGGCGAGGTGCTCGAAGGCCGGCTCGCTGGACAGCGTGTGGTGCTGGTGAAGCCGCGGTCGTTCATGAACCTCTCCGGCGGGCCCGTGGTGGGCGCCGCCCGGTTCTTCAAGATCCAGCCGTCGGGGATCGTGGTGGTGCACGACGAGCTCGACGTGCCGTTCGGCGGGCTGAAGCTGAAGCTCGGCGGCGGCGACAACGGCCACAACGGCCTCCGGTCCATCACGAAGTCGCTGGGCACGCGTGACTACTACCGCGTGCGCGTCGGCATCGGCCGCCCGCCGGGGCGCCAGGACCCGGCCGACTTCGTGCTGAAGGACTTCTCGACGGTCGAGCGCAAGGAGCTCCCGTTCGAGGTGTCGACCGCCGCGGACGCGGTCGAGGCGCTCGTCGCGAAGGGGCTGACGGCGGCGCAGAACGAGTTCCACGCGGGCTGA
- a CDS encoding DivIVA domain-containing protein, which translates to MSFTAEDLTEVTFGNAPIGRRGYAKHEVDDFVRRIAKTIADEDDLTAAEVHHVMFSKPLIGKRGYDEREVDDFLDVVEAQLADLSGRRVPSVPGARAAGEATSARAPRPSASGSTFDPESASRPSPESGEAAERLH; encoded by the coding sequence ATGTCGTTTACCGCCGAGGACCTCACCGAGGTCACCTTCGGTAACGCCCCGATCGGCCGCCGTGGTTACGCGAAACACGAGGTCGACGATTTCGTGCGGCGCATCGCGAAAACGATCGCCGACGAGGACGACCTCACCGCAGCGGAAGTCCACCACGTGATGTTCTCCAAGCCGCTCATCGGCAAGCGTGGCTACGACGAACGCGAAGTCGACGATTTCCTCGACGTCGTGGAAGCCCAGCTCGCCGACCTGTCGGGCCGCCGGGTGCCTTCGGTGCCGGGCGCTCGTGCTGCCGGGGAGGCTACGTCCGCCCGGGCGCCGCGGCCTTCGGCTTCCGGTTCGACTTTTGATCCGGAGTCGGCGTCGCGGCCGTCGCCGGAGTCAGGGGAGGCTGCCGAACGCCTCCACTAG
- a CDS encoding fatty acyl-AMP ligase codes for MSRFVDTLVGTATGRGQQRGMVTGEPKEPVRRTWAEVHGQARKIAGGLVAGGLKPGSAVAVLAAAPVLIAPTVQAVWLAGGSVTMLHQPTARTDLGEWAEDTVKVLEMIDAGLVLLGEPFDQLAPVLEEKGINHRLITELAGSEPLADVVATGEDDTALLQLTSGSTAEPKAVRITYGNLYTNVKAMVERAEFDFDVDVMVSWLPTFHDMGMVGFLTVPMTFGVELVKITPVEFLTGPLIWPELISKYGGTTTAAPNFAYAIVGRRMARVEDDNAYDLSKLRIALNGAEPIDETAVQTFVDAGARFKMPPECVFPAYGMAEATLAVSFAPLFTGLTLDVVEADALEADDRAVPVPEGDPRRGTDEVRSFALLGRPLDGLEASIVDSSGTVLGDRQVGEIRLRGPAVTPGYLTVDGPLDTQDADGWMLTGDLGYLVDGQIVICGRRKDVIIMGGRNLYPTDIERAATSVEGVRAGNAVAVRLDAGSRRERFAVVVESKLAGDADAERALAKQVAARVRDAVDMRPFAVVVLPAGSLPKTPSGKVKRAATAVQYADKIARHGED; via the coding sequence ATGAGTCGGTTCGTGGACACGCTCGTCGGGACGGCGACGGGGCGGGGTCAGCAGCGCGGCATGGTCACGGGCGAGCCCAAGGAGCCGGTGCGCCGGACGTGGGCGGAGGTCCACGGCCAAGCCAGGAAGATCGCGGGTGGATTGGTCGCGGGCGGGCTGAAGCCCGGCAGCGCGGTGGCCGTGCTGGCCGCGGCGCCGGTGCTCATCGCGCCGACCGTGCAGGCCGTGTGGCTCGCGGGCGGCAGCGTGACGATGCTGCACCAGCCGACGGCGCGCACGGACCTTGGCGAGTGGGCCGAGGACACCGTCAAGGTGCTCGAGATGATCGACGCCGGGCTGGTGCTGCTGGGCGAACCGTTCGACCAGCTCGCGCCGGTGCTCGAGGAAAAAGGCATCAACCACCGGCTGATCACGGAGCTGGCCGGGTCGGAGCCGCTCGCGGACGTCGTGGCGACCGGTGAGGACGACACCGCGCTGCTGCAGCTCACCAGTGGTTCGACGGCCGAGCCGAAGGCCGTGCGGATCACCTACGGCAACCTGTACACCAACGTCAAGGCGATGGTCGAGCGCGCGGAGTTCGACTTCGACGTCGACGTGATGGTCTCGTGGCTGCCGACGTTCCACGACATGGGCATGGTCGGTTTCCTGACGGTGCCGATGACCTTCGGTGTCGAGCTGGTCAAGATCACGCCGGTCGAGTTCCTCACCGGTCCGCTGATCTGGCCGGAGCTGATCTCCAAGTACGGCGGCACCACCACGGCCGCGCCGAACTTCGCGTACGCGATCGTCGGGCGGCGCATGGCGCGCGTCGAGGACGACAACGCCTACGACCTGTCGAAGCTGCGCATCGCCCTCAACGGCGCGGAGCCGATCGACGAGACGGCGGTGCAGACGTTCGTCGACGCCGGCGCCCGCTTCAAGATGCCGCCGGAGTGCGTGTTCCCGGCCTACGGCATGGCGGAGGCGACGCTCGCCGTGTCGTTCGCGCCGCTGTTCACGGGCCTGACGCTGGACGTGGTGGAGGCAGACGCGCTGGAGGCCGACGACCGCGCCGTCCCGGTGCCCGAGGGCGACCCGCGGCGCGGCACGGACGAGGTGCGCTCGTTCGCGCTGCTGGGCCGTCCGCTCGACGGGCTGGAGGCGAGCATCGTCGATTCTTCGGGCACCGTGCTCGGCGACCGGCAGGTCGGCGAGATCCGGCTGCGCGGCCCGGCCGTGACGCCGGGGTACCTGACCGTCGACGGCCCGCTCGACACCCAGGACGCCGACGGCTGGATGCTGACCGGCGACCTCGGTTACCTCGTCGACGGCCAGATCGTGATCTGCGGGCGCCGCAAGGACGTCATCATCATGGGCGGCCGCAACCTGTACCCGACCGACATCGAGCGTGCGGCGACTTCGGTCGAGGGCGTGCGGGCCGGTAACGCCGTCGCAGTGCGCCTCGACGCGGGCAGCCGCCGCGAGCGCTTCGCCGTGGTCGTGGAGTCCAAACTGGCCGGTGACGCCGACGCGGAACGCGCACTGGCCAAGCAGGTCGCCGCGCGCGTGCGTGACGCCGTGGACATGCGGCCGTTCGCTGTGGTCGTGCTGCCGGCCGGCAGTCTGCCGAAGACGCCGTCGGGCAAGGTCAAACGAGCTGCGACGGCGGTGCAGTACGCGGACAAGATCGCGCGCCACGGCGAAGACTGA
- a CDS encoding 4-(cytidine 5'-diphospho)-2-C-methyl-D-erythritol kinase yields the protein MLAVVPPPVTVRVPAKVNLHLAIGDLREDGYHDLVTVFQALSLTDEVTVAATEEPGLEVYGEGEGSVPADATNLAWRAAQELSSYAGRQEGTDPKVRIVLRKGIPVAGGMAGGSADAAATLVGLASLWKLDVTRDELAAIAGKLGSDVPFALYGGTALGTGRGEQLVPVLSRHTFHWVLAFDTEGLSTPKVFGELDRLRVDGNPPRIGSHTPVVEALASGDPRQLALLLGNDLQAAAVSLRPGLRRTLRAGVNAGALAGCVSGSGPTCAFLCADAQTAVEVAAELSGAGVCRTVRVAHGPVPGARVVGGDDAPRNAPPRVHA from the coding sequence ACCTGGCCATCGGTGACCTGCGCGAGGACGGTTACCACGACTTGGTCACCGTCTTCCAGGCGCTTTCGCTCACGGACGAGGTGACCGTCGCCGCCACAGAAGAACCGGGGCTCGAGGTGTACGGCGAGGGGGAGGGCTCGGTGCCCGCCGACGCCACCAACCTCGCTTGGCGCGCGGCCCAAGAGCTCTCGTCCTACGCCGGCCGCCAGGAGGGCACCGACCCGAAGGTGCGGATCGTGCTGCGCAAGGGCATCCCGGTCGCCGGCGGCATGGCGGGCGGCAGCGCCGACGCGGCCGCGACGCTCGTGGGGCTGGCCTCGCTGTGGAAGCTCGACGTGACGCGCGACGAGCTCGCCGCCATCGCCGGCAAGCTCGGCAGCGACGTCCCCTTCGCCCTCTACGGCGGCACCGCGCTCGGCACCGGCCGCGGCGAGCAGCTCGTGCCCGTGCTGTCGCGGCACACGTTCCACTGGGTGCTCGCGTTCGACACCGAAGGCCTGTCGACGCCGAAGGTGTTCGGTGAGCTCGACCGGCTGCGCGTCGACGGCAACCCGCCGCGCATCGGCTCCCACACCCCCGTGGTCGAGGCCCTCGCGTCGGGTGATCCGCGCCAGCTCGCGCTGCTGCTGGGCAACGACCTGCAGGCGGCTGCCGTTTCGCTGCGGCCGGGCCTGCGCCGCACGTTGCGTGCCGGCGTGAATGCCGGCGCGCTCGCCGGCTGCGTGTCCGGCTCGGGGCCGACGTGCGCTTTCCTCTGCGCCGACGCGCAGACGGCGGTCGAGGTGGCCGCGGAGCTGTCAGGTGCCGGCGTGTGCCGCACGGTGCGCGTCGCCCACGGCCCGGTGCCCGGCGCGCGCGTCGTGGGCGGCGACGACGCCCCGCGCAACGCGCCCCCGCGCGTGCACGCGTGA